Sequence from the Macaca fascicularis isolate 582-1 chromosome 16, T2T-MFA8v1.1 genome:
aaaaaaaaaaaaaaaaaaaaaaaaggcagaggattCCTAGATGAATGCCCAACTGCTGCCCACATGTAGCCCCTGCCACATTGGCCCTCCTCCCCCCACATCTGGCCTTGTTCCAATACAAAGAGGAGCTTGCTGTGCTTGCACCTCCTACGGTCCAGATAGGAGGTCTTGCTCCAGCTGCAGCAGAGCACCATCTCTTCCCTTCTCCCAAGCTCTCTGCCTGGCATGGGAACCAGACTGGGCAAGATGGGGCCAGGGATGAGGAAGGCCAACAGCATGGCCTGAGTGAATGATTTCTTCTAGGTCATGTGACATGGCTCACTCTTCCAACCTCTCAGGGCTCAGGGTCTGCCCTCTGAGCCCCACCTTCAACACCTCCCATGGGAGCCCTCCAAAGAATGAACCAGGAATGGAAACGGGCAAGCCCATGGCACCCTGACACCTGGGACCCAGCAAGAATCAACACTGCCTCTCCAGCCAATGTGCAAGGCTGCAGCCTAGACCCAGTGCCAGCATCCCAAATGCAGGCCCTCCCCTTGGGGAGTGGATGGAGTAGGAGAGAAGGGGCTGCAAGGACCCACATAGGCAAgcagagggacagagagggaaCAAAAGATTCCACCTGCAAGGTGTCCCCAGAGGCAAAAGTATCGTCCACTGGGGACATGCGGACCTGGAAGCAGCACAAGAACAGTTTTGCTCTGGTCGTGGGAGCCCTCTTGCTTGCCTGTAAGCAGCCTCCCACACCCCCAATTTACTCTCCATTGCTGTCTGTCATTGATCCCCAGGTGTGGCCAGGGAGAGACCTGAGTCAGCATGTGGCTGGCTGCTGGGAGAGGGAGCACCAGCTGAGTCACGGCTCCTCCCCTGGAGCATCCATGAGCCATCCAGGCAGGTGTGCATTGCCCACTGGCGCAGGGCTGTGGGTACCTGCACCTGTCTGTCaacactgattctttctcatacaacaggcacttgccaccaccctgcccagccagacCCTCTCAGACTACAGTGAGGGGATGGAGTGGGCCCACATAGGTGCCTCCACTTGAGTCTAGGCACCCCAGGCTTGTGTCTGCTAGGACACACCTAGCAGAGAGGCTGAGAGCACTGGCTTCGGAGCCAGGCAGGTCATAGTGTAAAGTCAGATTCTTCCACTTATTTGGGGAAAGTTGCTTCCCCTCTGTGAACCTGTTTCCTCACTGTAAATTCGGATTCATcctttactgagcacctactatgtgccaggcattgggtTGAGTGCTGGGGATAAAGTAATCTTGATGGACAGTTATGGGATAAAATAGacctacaaaaataaacatgcaaTTCACAACTGAGGTGAGCATGGTTGGTGGGGGAATGCAGAGCACATAATAAAGGGTGTGGCATGGTCTGGGGCACCAGCAACCTTCTCCCTGAGAAAGAGACACTTGAGTGAAGGGGGAGGAAAAAGGGGAGGGGCATACAGCATGTGCAAATGTCCTGAGGTGGGAACAAGCAAAGTGACTGCCAGGGCAGGAGTCCTTTGTGGCTAAAGGGCAGTGGGTTAAGTCAAGCAAAGGAtttcaatgggaaaaaataaatagttctgaccttggccaggcatagtggctcacacctgtaatcccagcactttaggaggccgaggcagtcggatcacctgaggtcaggagttcgagttcagcctggccaacatggtgaaaccctgtctccactaaaaatacaaaaattagctgggtgtggtggcggacatctgtaatcccagctacttgggaggctgaggcaggagaattgcttgaatctgggaggctgaggttgcagtgagcccagatcgcgccactgcactccagcctgggcgacagagcgagactcggtctcataaaaacaaataaataaataaaaatttaaaaaatagttctgtCCTCATGAGGTTGTTGTGAAGTTTAAAAGAGCTCATATTGTAAAACTGCTGGTgtggggcctggcacatagtgagacATCGTCCTGACTGTCGGCGGCACTGTGGCTGCTCCCGACTTCCCCATGGACCGTCTGGGCGACTTGGGTTCTCAGCTCCCTTGCTTATTATTAGCCCATCCTTCTGGCCTATTGAGCCCCCATTAAGATCAAAGACTTGTGCCTGTGGGGCCTGGGGAGGACACAGGTTGGTTGGAGGATCATAGTTCCTTTCATCAAGGAACCTCCAGTGTTGCAGGCAAGACCCTCGTTGCTTTGCCTGCACTATCGAATTTAATCTTCACCAACTGTTTTAGGAGGtatgtgttaatttttaaatcattttacaggtaaggaaattATGCTCAGAGAGGGTACCTTGGCCACAGTCACAGAGCTAAACAAGGTGGGAATGGTGCTCTCCAGTGAGCAGGAGCTACAGTGGACACAGGCTCAGAGCTCCTGCTCTCTGTCCCAAGCCCCACACACGTGCTGGGTCCCTCTCTACCTTCTTCCTCATGTCATCTCTTTTCTTATTCAGTCTGTCTGGTCTCTTTTCTTATTCAGTCTGTCTGAATTCACCCCTATCTCCTCTACACCTAAAACAGTAAGTTTCGATAAATATGtgtgaatgagcaaatgaatgaatgaatgaatgaatgctccTCCCTGCCTAGTACGGGCCCAGGGCCCTCACTATCCTTTCTTTCCcttactctgtctctctctctctcccaactCTATAtccatttgtttctatttctgtgtgtctctttttGCCCTCTCTCTCATGCCAAGTCACCCTCAAAGTTCATCAGAGCATCTTAAAGGAAAAAGGCTTCCTTTTCCAGGCCTGGCCTTACAGGTGACAGTGGCACAGAGGGAAGCCCCGTCGGGAAAACTCGCGCTCAGCAAACAGCAATGGAGGAGGAGCTGGTGACTGCCCTGCACCTGCCTGAGGCCAGTCCATTGCCCTGGAAGTCCCTGACATCCCTTTGTCCCCTTTGTGGCAGCCTCCAAGCTCAGTGAGGTGGGCCAGGGAACCTCCTGGGATCCCACCAGGACATCGGGACCCCCCAGCCCCTGGGGATCAGGCCTCCTTGGGGCCGCCTCCTCTGACATCTTCCTGTAGGAATAGTCGCCTACAATACCCAAGCCAGGGTGTCTGTGGCCTTGGGGAAGTGCCATTTGCCTGATTAGGTTGGCACGTACGCCAGTTGCTGCCTATAGGGTTCCCTGGACACATTAGAGATcttttcactattaaaaaaaaaaaaaaaaaagctcccaaAATCCTGAATTTCAAGGTCGGTTCCACCCCATAAAGCAAAAACGATGGAGTAAGCTAAGAAAAATGCACACTGATCCCATGCGTCTCTCAGTTTTATCTCATCCCTGAGAAAGAATGGAACAGGAATGCAGCCACCCAGGACGTGGCAAAGCCTGAGCATGGACAGGACTTTGCCACTTTCAGCCTGTAGGACCTGGAGCAAGCCAGTCTCCCTACGGTGAGGTTGGAGGAGTCTTCCAGGTGGCTCACCTAGCACTGCCCCATTCTGAGAGCTGGGAGGGTGGAAAGAGGGTTTACAGGGAGGCGGAGCCAGAGAGGTCACCTGACCAGCCCCAGGACTCAGAGACGCAATCCCACCTGCCTCCACTAGACTGTGCTATCGAGTCACCTTGCTGGTCTATTGTTTAGCTGAGCGGAGGCCAAGGGAAGGCAGTCAGCATTGTGAGAGCTGCTGGGCTCATATCCTGAGATGGATGCTTGTGGCTGCCAGGCTCTGTGAACAAGAGCCCTGTTCATCAGCAGGATCCAAACACTAGCCCTACCCTCCCCAGTGAGGTATGGTGGGGAAATCCCGGGAGGAGGGGAGTCCATGTGAGACCCCTGGGGCCACTGCCCTGTCTGCCCTCTTCCTCTGGAGCCTGACAGTACAGGGTGCGgccacctcccagcctccctgcttGACTTCCTCCTCTCCTGGTTCTGAGCCTGCTTTCAGCCAGGTGATCCCAGCCGCCATTTTTACCCGCAAGCAAGCCCAGGTCTCCTGTGTATTCCCTGCAAACAGTAACCGCAACCACTCAGAGAGGAGGCTTGCCCCACCGCACCCCAGTCTCAGAGACCTCACGTTTCTATATTCCTCTAAAGCAGATCTCCTTTGGGCAGAGACTTTAATCTGGCACCGCCTCCAAGGTAGAGAGGTGTCTGGGGATTCTTATGAAGTTCAGGGCGTTCTGAGCTTCAGGCCCCACCGGTGACTCTTGCCATATTTTGCTCTCTGTCCAGGCCCATGTGACCTCTCAAATGTGGGCCACAAGATTCTTTGCCACACTTGGGCAGGAGGTTCATTGCCCAACTGGGAACCTTAGGAACCAGAGTCCAACACCCCCAGGAGTATCACAAAGGCCCTCACCACACTAGGGTCCTGTACCCTCTAGGGCCCTCAAACCCACCTCTTCTCATTCTCTGAGGAAGCACCCTCAAACCTTCCTCCTTCCTGAGTTGTCCCCTGCACCCCTGAAACTCTAGTACTTCACCTCCAGGATGGCCCATCCTCACCCAGGGATCACCCAAGGTCAATCTTTTTGATGACAAAACTTAGGTTAAAAGATATCCCAGAGTTTCAGAAACACAAAGCAGTCCTCTTTTTCCTGGGGTGGAGGTAGGAACAAGAGAAACCAACATGTCTTCATTCCTTTTCCTAATAACTCACCCCATTACCATTTATAGGGTGCTGACTATGTGCCAAACACAATGCCAAATTCATTGCCTGCATGAGGTCATTCACTCTTGTATCAGCCTTATGCAGTAAAGGTGTTTATTCCCTACCTTGTGAAAGAGGAATGTGGGGTTCAGTACCCTGCCCAAACTCTTCAAGGCTATTCAGCGTAGGAGCCAGGACTCCATCCCAGCTAGTCTGATTCAAAAGCTCAGGCTTTTAGATCCCTTGCCCAAATTTAGTCTTTTTTCAGTCTCTCCCCTACCGTTGACTCCCCCTACAAGTTTTATTCACGCAGTCCAATGAATGAGCTGTTGAAACTGACACAGGACTAGTCAACTCTTTCCTAGCTTGGGGCAGTGAGCCCCACCCACCTCTGGAATCTTCACCACTTACTAGGATGAGGCTCCTTCCCTTCCCACTCCTTTTCTAGCCCCccaaagagaaggaaaggcaTTCCCCACCCAGGGGAGGCTCCTACAGTCCTGGCTCTTAAGGTATAGTCACTCATTGGATTCTTGTATCAACCTTAAGAAGCAGGGCTCAGCATCCTCACTATACAAGTAAAGACACTGAGACTCAGACTTCCCAAGCTCACATCTGTTACAGAACAGAGCCAGGGTTAAAAACCAGTCTATTCCCAAACCCTCTAAAAATGCTCTCATCATGGATGGATAATCACCATGCCCTAGAGATAGTTTACCCAGTATCGCCAGCACAGCCATGCCTTGAGCCAGCACTATGCCAGGCCCTGTACATTCTTCCAGTGAATTATCCCAACAAAcccatgaggtaggtactatcatTATGCCCCTTTTACAGAAATGGAAGCTGAGGCTGGGAGATGGTCATCAACTTGCCCTAGGTCAACCAAGTGTAAGAAGGATTAGATCCAGCACCGGAGGCAAGAgcaggtggggtggagggagacaAGAATGTCAGGAGAGCTTGAGTTCCTACCTTCGGTTCATGGACCTCCAGTAAGGAGCTCTAGGAGACCCCTGAACCCTATGACATTGTATGCAAATGTATGTATGCTTATTTGAAGGTAGGGCACAGAGGAAAAATCTATAGCTTTCTATATTCTCCAAGGAATCCCTGATCACAAAAACATTAGGAATCCTTAACCTAACATAGTGCCTGACATAGAGGCACTCAATAtctagtgaatgaataaacacacatgacaatgagtgagtaaatgaatgaatatcccTCCATATCCTAGGAGACACCACATAACCTGGTACACACATCTGTCTGTGTCTTCTGAGATGGCGAAAGATATCCTGGGACCTGAGCCCAATCCACCCCCAGGACCTTTCTCCCAGTTCCAGGCGCCATAGCCAGGTGCTATGACAAGCTCCAGAGATGCTTCTCCCactttctccccacccccactcctaaCAATGACCAGACAGAGGCGAGAATTATGCAACTCAGATAATGAAGCTGTATTGATTGTCAGGAGGGGGTGAGGGTGAAGCAGGGTCCAGGTGTGAAGTGCTTAGGGGTTAGGAGAGGGGATCTTCCAGTGGGATCTGTGTCCCACACGGGGGGCCTCCTAGGCCTGAGCGGGGCTGGGCAGCCTCAGTTCTTGGTGCGAAGGACCTGCTCGTGGGTGGACACCACCTTGCCATCGTGCACATCCATGACCTTGGTGCGGATCTGGCGGCTGGAGGAGGTCACTGGGGAAGAGGCGGGAAGAGGACGTTACCAGAGGTGAACAGACAATGGACTCATCAGAAGTAAGGAGGCCAAGAAGGTGAGGAAACTCAAACTGTCTCCCCGTTGTCCTCTCCCCTGATTACTGCTTCACTCCCTGCTGTTGCCCAAGCACTGATACCATCAACACTTTTCTTTCAGACTAGGGCTCCCAAAggtcagagacagagtctctgtcctCAGATTAGAGCTTCCTAAGAGCTCACACCCGGCTGGTTCCATCCATATGCAGGGCCCTGTTCATGGTGCTGACCACCACAGCAGTGGGATCTGCCACAGACACCAGGAAGAAGTAAGAGGTGGGGGCTGCCTCTCCTAGCCCTAAGGAGAGTTTAGAAAATAGCTTCTTCCACCCAAGGAGGTTCACAAGGGAAACTGGGTGACAGCACTAGAGCTCAGCCCTTCACAGAGCCCCTAGCCAATGCCTAGACCCGCCTGGGGTACAGAGGGTGGCCTGGAGCCCAGGCCTGCAGAGGAGGAAGGTCTTACCGTCTCTGGATGACTGCGAGCCAGAGGAGaactgggaggaggagaggctgTGAAGACAGAGAAGGGCAAGATCATTAGATACATGGTGGGGCCGTGAGAGTGCCATGGCGGGACAGACTAAGGGGAGGGCCAAGACTCACTGGGCATCCTCGCCCTCCAGCAGGCGGCGGTAGGTGGCGATCTCCTGCTCCAGCCGTGTCTTCACATCCAGCAAGATCTTGTACTCCTGGTTCTGCTGCTCCATCTCGCAGCGTAGCTGGGCCAGCTGTTCCTCCACGCTGCCAATCATCTCCTGAATCTGGGCCAGCTGCATGCAGTAGCGGCCTTTGGTCTCCTCCAGGCTGTTCTCCAGGGATGCTTTCtgtgagggagagaaagggaatcaAGGATGAGTGAGTGTGGCCGTTCTCTCCCTGCCAGTCCTGGgcgcaccaccgtgcctggcactaTTCCTACCATGCtgagctgggactgcagctcAATCTCCAGATTCTGCATGGTGCGCCGGAGCTCCGAGATCTCGCTTTTGCCGCTCTGCACCAGCTCGCTGTTGGTGGCCACCTCGCGGTTCAGCTCCTCTGTCTGCAAAAAAGAGAACGCCGTTCACACCAGAAGGCCCCAGAAGGCAGGTGGTCTGGGTTCCTTCCACCTCAAATTACACCCACCTTGGTGAAGAACCATTCCTCGGCATCCTTGCGGTTCTTCTCTGCCATCTTCTCATACTGGTCACGCATCTCGTTCAGAATGCGGCTCAGGTCCACGCCAGGTGCAGCGTCCATCTCCACGTTGACATCTCCACCCACCTGGCCTCTCAGGGCATTCATCTCCTGTACAGCCAGGGACAGTCCACAGTCAGAAGTTCCACCATGGCAGCGGATTGGGGTTCCTTAGTCAGGCCTGAATACTGCCCTCCCACCATCACAATTCTGTCTTGACTctcccttgtctctctctctctctctttttttttttttttttttttttttttttttttttttttttttggacaaggtctagccttgttgcccaggctcctgggttcaagcgatcctcccgtctcagcctcccaagcagctgggactatgggcatgcaccactgtacccagcctcccTGTGCTTCTTTTAAGCTGGCTTTTCCATAGTTCTCACCTCCTCGTGGTTCTTTTTCAGGTAGGCCAGCTCCTCCTTCAGGCTCTCAATCTGCATCTCCAGGTCAGCTCTGGCCAGGGTCAGTTCATCCAGCACCCTGCGCAGGCCATTGATGTCGGCCTCCACACTCATGCGCAGGTTCAGCTCCGTCTCATACCTGGAATGACCCCAGAGAAAAGGAATGAGACACCCACCCTGACCACAGTGAGGGCTTTGTTCTCGTCTCCCTGCAGCTTCTCCCAGAGCAGGTGCCTTGTGGGTGGTTTAAGGAGCCGATCCTGAAAATGGCATGGTGGAACACAGTGCCCATTGATTGCTCAGGTATGAACGTTCCTGGGGCCTGGGGATAAGGCAGTTCGTCTTGCTGCAGAATTCAGGAGGGGGTTGCACTTCTAACTTCAGCCAACAAATAATGTGTAAGTCCTCCAACTATGTTCCTTCCTATACTTCAAGGGCAGCTGGAGAAGTGGAAAGTGCCTCTCCCTAAAGCAGCGGTTCTGAAACCTGGCTGTGGACCAGAATCACCCAGGTAACCTGCTATAAATAGCTGAATCAGAACTCCAAGGGTGGGGCCCAAGAGTCTTATTCTTTTATAAGCACCCCAGGGAGTTTTCATGCAGCTATCCTGGCACTGGCTAGTTCTATTTGGGAAACACTGCTCCAAAAATGCCC
This genomic interval carries:
- the KRT14 gene encoding keratin, type I cytoskeletal 14, whose protein sequence is MTTCSRQFTSSSSMKGSCGIGGGIGGGSSRISSVLAGGSCRAPSTYGGGLSVSSSRFSSGGAYGLGGGYGGGFSSSSSFGSGFGGGYGGGFGGGLGGGLGGGFGGGFAGGDGLLVGSEKVTMQNLNDRLASYLDKVRALEEANADLEVKIRDWYQRQRPAEIKDYSPYFKTIEDLRNKILTATVDNANVLLQIDNARLAADDFRTKYETELNLRMSVEADINGLRRVLDELTLARADLEMQIESLKEELAYLKKNHEEEMNALRGQVGGDVNVEMDAAPGVDLSRILNEMRDQYEKMAEKNRKDAEEWFFTKTEELNREVATNSELVQSGKSEISELRRTMQNLEIELQSQLSMKASLENSLEETKGRYCMQLAQIQEMIGSVEEQLAQLRCEMEQQNQEYKILLDVKTRLEQEIATYRRLLEGEDAHLSSSQFSSGSQSSRDVTSSSRQIRTKVMDVHDGKVVSTHEQVLRTKN